The proteins below come from a single Lodderomyces elongisporus chromosome 3, complete sequence genomic window:
- the DPB2 gene encoding DNA-directed DNA polymerase epsilon, subunit B produces the protein MSIGLVKKNKTATSLPIKLSPSNLRPIVFRTLTKKHGLNVNSEALAMLTDVISQKFGFDWRSIQSQQFLEEIAKFWKLEDRGIFVDAEGLKSVMKEINSKEEALRVQKAGRTDTIVDDQITEDEIQIQWQDYFKIVSPNEQPRCTFDKTRKQFIVTLRKEKMPLLASLSLNQRACVESKNNQYHLIMDRLSRNESFQKVSMTSISNLHSISNNNGGMFFNNEITLIKNVLGRDGQRFLLFGLLSKDSAGEFILEDSTDYIELNLAQTVKNQSSFYSPGMFVLVEGIYSASGGNSSSNQDYIGGCFYVSNIAHPPAERRDKSLEAYGLVDFLGVHRHIASANGGDRAIKIPKPYKKKLSQLEKSLTNHKIVFMGSDLYFDSPKVINGLTKFLQRLENSIIEEQDGDGERKTPLALVLTGSFSSKPLTSTTSSATSISNSEHYKGLFDSFTNLLANYPNVVHTCKIVLIPGDNDPWQSTFSLGSSCLNVIPRASIARVFVNRLEKLLPRGNLILAWNPCRINYLSQEIVVFKDQLMSKFKRNDIVFPQDLELEKDPLEGLNDKERIDQLIQRKDEHVSSKIKQARKLVKVILDQGTLSPFEKSLKVVNSQYDYSLRLEPSPNIIILHDTSFDNFEVTYQGCRVVNIARAMNQGSRKLNYVEYYPSSKKFDFKDLYF, from the coding sequence ATGTCTATTGGCTTGGtcaagaaaaacaagacaGCTACTTCATTGCCCATAAAACTTCTGCCATCGAATCTACGACCCATTGTTTTTAGAACTCTAACGAAAAAGCATGGTTTAAACGTCAATTCTGAGGCATTAGCCATGCTTACAGATGTCATAAGTCAAAaatttggttttgattGGCGAAGTATCCAGTCGCAACAGTTTCTCGAGGAGATTGCCAAATTCTGGAAATTAGAGGATCGTGGGAtatttgttgatgctgaGGGACTAAAATCAGTGATGAAGGAAATTAACCTGAAAGAAGAGGCTCTAAGAGTTCAAAAAGCTGGAAGGACAGATACCATCGTAGATGACCAGATTACAGAAGATGAAATACAAATTCAATGGCAAGACTATTTCAAAATAGTATCGCCTAACGAGCAACCACGATGTACTTTTGACAAGACAAGAAAACAGTTTATTGTCACTTTacgaaaggaaaaaatgcCTCTCTTGGCCAGTTTGAGTCTAAATCAAAGAGCATGCGTTGAGTCCAAGAACAACCAATACCATTTAATTATGGACAGATTATCTCGGAATGAAAGTTTCCAAAAAGTGTCAATGACCAGCATTTCCAACCTCCATTCGATATCAAACAACAATGGCGGGATGTTCTTTAACAATGAAATAACATTGATCAAAAATGTACTCGGTAGAGATGGACAAcggtttttgctttttgggTTATTATCCAAAGATTCTGCTGGTGAATTCATCTTGGAAGACTCAACAGACTATATCGAATTGAACCTTGCACAAACCGTCAAAAACCAAAGCTCATTTTATTCACCAGGAATGTTTGTATTGGTTGAAGGGATATATTCAGCATCTGGAGGCAACTCATCGCTGAACCAGGATTATATAGGAGGTTGTTTTTACGTGAGCAATATTGCACACCCGCCAGcagaaagaagagataAGAGTTTGGAAGCTTATGGGCTTGTTGACTTTTTGGGTGTGCATAGACACATTGCGTCTGCCAATGGAGGAGACCGGGCAATAAAGATACCTAAACCgtacaaaaagaaactttCACAACTCGAAAAATCATTAACAAACcacaaaattgtttttatggGAAGCGATTTGTATTTCGATTCACCCAAAGTGATAAATGGATTAACGaaatttttgcaaagacTCGAAAACTCAATAATTGAAGAGCAGGATGGCGATGGCGAGAGAAAGACACCGCTTGCTTTGGTTCTAACTGGTTCGTTTTCATCTAAACCTTTGACCTCAACTACTTCTTCGGCAACAAGTATTTCCAACTCAGAGCATTATAAGGGACTTTTTGACTCTTTTACCAATTTGCTTGCCAATTACCCTAATGTGGTGCACACTTGTAAAATTGTTCTTATTCCTGGCGATAACGACCCATGGCAATCGACGTTTTCTTTGGGTTCATCTTGCTTGAATGTGATCCCGCGGGCCTCAATTGCCAGAGTCTTTGTCAATAGATTGGAGAAATTATTACCGAGGGGAAACTTGATCCTTGCTTGGAACCCATGTAGGATCAATTACCTTTCGCAAGAGATTGTTGTGTTTAAAGATCAATTGATGAGCAAGTTCAAGAGAAACGATATTGTATTCCCACAGGATttggaattggaaaaagatCCATTAGAAGGATTAAATGATAAAGAACGAATTGACCAACTAATACAACGAAAAGACGAACATGTGAGCAGCAAGATCAAACAAGCAAGAAAGCTAGTCAAAGTAATCTTGGATCAAGGAACATTGCTGccatttgaaaaaagtttaAAGGTAGTCAACTCGCAGTACGATTATAGTTTGAGACTTGAACCACTGCCAAATATCATTATCTTGCACGACACGAGCTTTGACAACTTCGAAGTCACGTACCAGGGTTGTAGAGTGGTGAACATAGCACGAGCAATGAACCAGGGGAGCAGAAAATTGAACTATGTTGAATACTATCCAAGCTCTAAAAAGTTTGATTTTAAAGACTTGTATTTCTGA
- the BET2 gene encoding Rab geranylgeranyltransferase (BUSCO:EOG09263G3M), translating to MTSSEPMDITQHEFVKEKHINFIIEQESNRSYEYWLSEHLRMNGLYWGVTALITMKSLNEKTLPENSVVEFILSCWDASSGAFGAFPQHDAHILSTLSALQILKIYDNELKQLTSGQKSQLVKFIKDLQQPNGSFQGDGFGEVDSRFTYTAVSALSLLGELTPELCDTAAKFIMDCYNFDGGFGLVPGSESHAAQGFVCVGALAIMDRLHLLKEVEIKVASWLSERQVLPSGGLNGRPEKLPDACYSWWALSTLSILGRKHWVDLTKLENFILSCQDLEKGGISDRPDNQTDIYHTCFGICGLSLIDYEKYGFDEIDPVYCMPIRVTKKFQKWKAN from the coding sequence ATGACTTCTTCAGAGCCTATGGATATAACACAACATGAATTTGTCAAAGAAAAGCATATCAATTTCATTATTGAACAAGAATCGAATAGATCATACGAGTACTGGCTCAGCGAGCACCTACGAATGAATGGCTTATATTGGGGTGTAACTGCATTAATCACAATGAAAAGCCTTAACGAGAAAACACTACCGGAAAACTCAGTTGTTGAATTTATACTTAGTTGCTGGGATGCGAGTTCAGGTGCATTTGGTGCATTTCCACAACACGATGCACATATACTTTCTACATTGTCAGCATTGCAAATATTGAAGATATACGATAATGAGCTAAAACAACTCACACTGGGGCAAAAGTCGCAATTGGTGAAATTCATCAAGGATTTGCAGCAACCCAATGGAAGTTTCCAAGGTGATGGCTTTGGCGAAGTTGATTCGAGATTCACATATACTGCTGTTTCTGCATTGTCATTATTAGGCGAATTGACGCCTGAACTTTGCGACACCGCTGCAAAGTTCATCATGGACTGCTATAATTTCGATGGCGGATTCGGTCTTGTTCCCGGATCCGAGTCGCATGCGGCACAAGGTTTTGTATGCGTTGGTGCTTTGGCAATTATGGATAGACTCCATTTGCTAAAAGAAGTAGAGATCAAGGTGGCAAGCTGGCTTAGTGAAAGACAAGTTTTACCCTCTGGCGGGCTTAATGGTAGGCCCGAGAAATTGCCAGATGCCTGTTATAGTTGGTGGGCGTTATCGACATTAAGCATATTGGGTAGAAAACACTGGGTCGATTTGACAAAATTAGAAAATTTCATATTAAGTTGTCAAGATTTGGAGAAAGGCGGTATAAGCGATCGTCCTGATAACCAAACCGATATATACCATACATGTTTTGGAATTTGTGGATTGAGTTTAATCGATTACGAGAAATACGGTTTTGACGAGATTGACCCCGTTTATTGTATGCCTATAAGAGTGACGAAAAAGTTTCAGAAATGGAAAGCAAATTGA
- the NIT2 gene encoding Carbon-nitrogen hydrolase, whose protein sequence is MKIAVGQLCSSSNLARNLETVLKIFNEAVQSKSRILFLPEATDYIARNADHSRQLASDVQSQFLTPLLNHIKQLKSSTYVSLGVHLPGNTSARVKNVHLLIDPEGTIVQQYQKIHLFDVDVPNGPILKESNSVEPGSKILDPFPINDGGKDSFHLGLAICYDIRFPELSLKLREKGANILTFPSAFTTKTGDAHWEILTKARALDSQCFVINVAQCGKHDTGTVDGQKSAVVRESYGESIVVDAWGKVLARASKYSDEPVQEYEVIYAELNLSELEKTRQNMPLLDHRRPDVYK, encoded by the coding sequence ATGAAGATCGCAGTTGGCCAACTTTGCTCCTCGTCTAATCTTGCACGCAACCTCGAAACAGTATTAAAGATATTTAATGAAGCCGTCCAATCCAAATCCAGAATACTTTTCCTTCCTGAGGCAACAGATTATATTGCACGAAATGCGGACCATAGTCGACAATTAGCTTCGGATGTTCAGTCGCAGTTTTTGACACCATTACTCAACCATATAAAACAACTCAAGTCATCTACATACGTCTCACTTGGGGTTCATTTACCTGGAAATACCAGTGCGCGTGTCAAGAATGTCCATCTTTTAATTGACCCTGAGGGTACAATTGTTCAGCAATACCAGAAAATTCATCtatttgatgttgatgtgcCGAATGGTCCTATTTTGAAGGAGTCCAACTCTGTCGAGCCTGGCTCCAAAATTTTGGATCCATTTCCAATAAATGATGGTGGAAAAGATAGTTTCCACTTGGGATTGGCGATTTGCTACGATATTAGGTTTCCCGAACTCAGTTTGAAATTACGTGAAAAGGGTGCAAACATATTGACTTTTCCAAGTGCATTCACAACAAAGACTGGCGATGCGCATTGGGAAATATTGACCAAAGCAAGAGCATTGGACTCTCAATGCTTTGTAATCAATGTAGCTCAATGCGGTAAACACGATACAGGAACTGTTGATGGTCAGAAAAGCGCGGTTGTGAGGGAGAGTTATGGTGAGTCAATAGTTGTTGATGCATGGGGAAAAGTATTGGCAAGGGCATCAAAGTATAGCGATGAGCCTGTGCAGGAGTATGAAGTTATATACGCCGAGTTAAATTTGTCAGAGTTGGAGAAAACGAGACAAAACATGCCATTACTAGATCATAGAAGACCTGATGTGTACaagtaa